A stretch of the Porites lutea chromosome 12, jaPorLute2.1, whole genome shotgun sequence genome encodes the following:
- the LOC140921450 gene encoding (2S)-3-sulfopropanediol dehydratase-like has product MSSQNEFKEDEVLHKAQRGLFFGKPKFGIFVLARYKEGLDVDQAHSGIVTAACDVIKYALKLEESSGSESRTRAIVGFDPNQWSKWYKDDPKLANLELRDPGRRLVKDSQKFLDTGGDVYFLLKSDVQGELEKVLDYLKNRMKEFCGDNFDVTKSQPPSKRILQNSFTDGVANPCDAESIKSYIVKNEGAVAGYPGSTYLLSQKFEFNWTVLGQMDKIQKEDMIGRKSGTDTFIPHTDKRAHITCVHVVQDVPPVNVLTRHPRVFRVSMPYGHVENEPSKEEGLMYLHMCNSVETFKTILKNIAGNDKESKLGEVTVDKLISAVQPLQGTFWYVPSAEELKLPTLKERRFELLDFWNVRSPTNDYLFYNQREYLYRMTTGGYNPGDPPSDRVLRLLDYAFLQWNDQWFKRREFPKYPHLLERLSSKKKEVVQGASIMIRKGWAIKVSLGRLLTTNKISKLENPAFFGRKADSFSIHPDEIIVGRMPPCFSLGLGKAVMPYLHEDEKMPAFFKGLSEAAGMGHVIPDYETLLQKGLAKMKQEMSANKGDTKEQQEFVTSCMHTLNGVQKYIRNFGFLAGYMAQKNEFALSNAQIDNLRKIEARMKKIATDRPETFVEAVQLLYSFHCCLHLTGEPTSIGRLDQMLEPFVQGTPAEEAQEIIDCLFVKLCEHAHLNARLLNDLGTWGMTAVPYASTGMFANGDTINQWVQQITVGGYKANDASVPQDGCNAITLMCLKASRRLPLTAPCLSLRMHKNMPTEVLKEAAKTALSGGAHPVLLHDDSLIEGLQKAGTPDLPVSLKSARNYACDGCYEPIFPGETDFSLAYIALLQVLEMAINHGSTYALAGPAYLEGAPQSLPTVPPEEINSFEQLKELFALHLRVRTEYNIFLLLINYGNIVEFCPSPLLSSVIRGCLETKRDIYNGGANYALIGVQFITFANTVDALYAIKRLCFDHDSGVISLSEMVRCLKCDWGFNMQEPFHDDLAGNTRGQRLSDTYQEVRERALLLPKFGTAEAAENADIQNITSWLADQVANVTKKVARDAPDGQPLKDLISGLKKKYSVPGAPFDVLLPTGSGTFEGYVGWGAGCGASADGRRSGSPVASDFGAAPTPLDKPAIAKSSEIYKSMKCWDLPSIKVGFANGAEIGLKIDEKFKEGDLVTFLKNYADGNGIGGNIITITCSDPETFSNAQKNPEKYDLIRVRTGGWGEFFITFFTAHQKHMERRLYYHVA; this is encoded by the exons ATGAGCTCTCAG AACGAATTCAAAGAGGATGAAGTCCTGCACAAGGCTCAGCGAGGCTTATTCTTCGGAAAACccaaatttggcatttttgtgTTAGCGCGTTACAAGGAAGGGCTGGATGTGGATCAGGCGCATAGTGGCATTGTGACTGCAGCCTGTGATGTGATCAAATACGCGCTAAAGCTGGAGGAGAGCAGTGGAAGCG AGTCTCGCACAAGAGCAATTGTTGGATTTGACCCAAACCAGTGGAGTAAGTGGTACAAAGATGACCCTAAGCTGGCAAATTTAGAATTAAGAGATCCGGGAAGACGTCTTGTTAAAGATTCGCAGAAATTTTTGGATACCGGTGGAGATGTGTACTTCCTCCTCAAATCAGATGTTCAAGGCGAGCTGGAGAAGGTGCTCGACTACCTCAAGAACAGGATGAAAGAATTTTGTGGCGACAATTTTGACGTAACAAAATCACAACCTCCAAGCAAG AGAATTCTCCAAAACTCGTTTACTGACGGTGTGGCGAATCCCTGTGATGCTGAGAGCATCAAGAGCTACATAGTAAAGAACGAAGGTGCAGTAGCGGGCTACCCTGGCTCAACTTATCTTCTTTCACAGAAGTTTGAATTCAACTGGACAGTGCTGGGACAAATGGACAAG ATCCAGAAAGAAGACATGATCGGAAGGAAATCGGGAACTGACACGTTCATTCCGCACACAGACAAGCGCGCGCACATCACGTGTGTGCATGTGGTGCAAGATGTTCCACCAGTAAACGTGCTTACGCGCCATCCGCGCGTATTTCGCGTTTCTATGCCGTACGGTCACGTGGAAAACGAACCTTCTAAGGAAGAGGGGCTGATGTATTTGCACATGTGCAACAGCGTAGAGACatttaaaacaattcttaaGAACATCGCTGGTAACGACAAGGAATCCAAGTTGGGTGAAGTTACTGTTGATAAGTTGATCAGTGCTGTGCAGCCTCTTCAAGGAACTTTCTGGTATGTGCCAAGTGCCGAGGAGCTAAAGCTACCAACTCTGAAGGAAAGAAG GTTCGAGCTGCTGGACTTTTGGAATGTACGAAGCCCGACCAATGACTATCTGTTCTACAATCAGAGGGAGTACCTCTACCGTATGACTACTGGCGGATACAACCCAGGGGACCCCCCTAGTGACCGAGTATTGCGATTGTTAGACTATGCCTTTCTGCAATGGAATGATCAGTGGTTCAAGCGCCGTGAATTCCCCAAGTATCCCCATCTTTTGGAACGTCTTTCATCAAAAAAGAAGGAAGTTGTCCAAGGAGCTTCTATCATGATCCGAAAAGGCTGGGCCATCAAG GTGTCACTGGGAAGGCTACTTACGACAAACAAAATCTCTAAATTGGAAAATCCAGCTTTCTTTGGCCGCAAAGCTGACTCCTTTAGCATTCACCCTGATGAGATTATCGTGGGCAGAATGCCTCCTTGTTTCTCGCTGGGACTTGGTAAAGCTGTCATGCCTTATTTACATGAAGACGAGAAGATGCCTGCTTTCTTCAAGGGGCTCAGCGAGGCAGCAGGAATGGGTCACGTGATACCTGATTATGAGACACTTTTGCAAAAAG GTTTGGCCAAGATGAAACAAGAAATGAGCGCAAACAAGGGGGACACTAAGGAACAACAAGAGTTTGTTACCTCGTGCATGCACACGCTGAATGGAGTACAGAAGTACATTAGAAACTTTGGTTTCTTGGCTGGATACATGGCTCAGAAAAATGAATTCGCCTTGTCGAACGCCCAGATAGATAACTTGAGGAAG ATTGAAGCCAGAATGAAAAAGATCGCAACTGACCGCCCTGAGACGTTTGTTGAAGCTGTTCAACTGCTCTATTCGTTTCACTGCTGTCTGCATCTCACTGGGGAGCCCACATCAATTGGCCGCCTTGATCAAATGTTGGAACCATTCGTCCAGGGGACCCCTGCTGAGGAGGCACAAGAAATAATTGACTGTTTGTTCGTGAAGCTTTGTGAGCATGCGCACCTCAACGCACGGCTGCTGAACGATTTGGGAACCTGGGGAATGACAGCCGTGCCTTATGCCAGTACAGGGATGTTTGCTAATGGGGATACTATTAACCAGTGGGTACAACAG ATCACCGTGGGTGGTTACAAAGCTAATGACGCAAGCGTTCCTCAGGACGGATGTAATGCAATCACCCTGATGTGTCTGAAAGCGTCACGAAGACTTCCACTCACTGCTCCATGTTTGTCTCTGAGAATGCACAAAAACATGCCCACAGAG GTTCTTAAAGAGGCAGCTAAAACCGCACTTAGCGGAGGAGCTCATCCTGTGCTTCTTCACGATGACAGCCTTATCGAGGGCCTTCAGAAAGCCGGTACCCCAGATTTACCAGTGAGCCTGAAAAGCGCGCGAAACTATGCTTGCGACGGCTGCTACGAGCCTATTTTTCCAGGCGAGACTGACTTCTCGTTGGCCTATATAGCTCTGCTGCAGGTACTGGAAATGGCAATCAATCATGGATCCACTTACGCCTTAGCTGGTCCTGCTTACCTGGAAGGAGCTCCCCAGTCACTGCCTACTGTACCTCCAGAGGAAATAAACAGTTTTGAGCAG CTCAAGGAATTGTTTGCTCTTCACCTGCGCGTGCGCACAGAGTACAACATTTTCCTCCTGCTAATCAACTACGGCAACATTGTTGAGTTCTGCCCCAGCCCACTGCTCTCGTCTGTCATCCGTGGCTGCCTGGAAACAAAGCGCGACATTTACAATGGAGGTGCTAATTACGCCTTAATCGGAGTGCAGTTCATTACTTTTGCCAACACAGTAGACGCACTCTACGCAATTAAAAGGCTGTGTTTTGATCATGACTCAGGAGTCATTTCTTTGTCCGAGATGGTTCGCTGTCTGAAGTGTGACTGGGGATTCAACATGCAAGAGCCATTCCACGACGACCTCGCTGGCAACACGCGTGGCCAGAGGCTATCTGACACCTACCAGGAAGTCCGAGAGAGAGCTCTGCTGTTGCCGAAATTTGGAACAGCCGAGGCAGCCGAAAATGCGGACATTCAGAATATCACCAG TTGGTTGGCTGATCAAGTTGCAAATGTGACCAAGAAGGTGGCCCGGGATGCACCAGATGGTCAACCGCTGAAGGACCTCATCAGCGGcttgaaaaagaaatactcaGTTCCTGGAGCACCATTTGACGTTCTGCTACCGACAGGATCCGGGACATTTGAAGGATACGTCGGGTGGGGAGCAGGATGCGGTGCATCTGCTGACGGACGGCGCTCGGGCTCACCTGTTGCATCCGACTTTGGTGCCGCTCCAACCCCATTAGACAAGCCTGCAATCGCCAAAAGCTCGGAAATATATAA GTCGATGAAGTGCTGGGATTTGCCTTCTATCAAGGTTGGTTTTGCTAATGGGGCCGAGATAGGTCTGAAGATCGATGAGAAATTCAAGGAAGGCGATTTGGTCACCTTCTTGAAGAATTATGCTGACGGAAACGGCATCGGGGGAAATATCATAACAA TTACCTGTTCCGACCCCGAGACCTTCTCCAATGCTCAGAAAAATCCTGAGAAGTACGATCTGATCCGTGTGCGTACAGGAGGCTGGGGCGAGTTTTTCATCACCTTCTTCACTGCTCATCAGAAGCACATGGAAAGGAGGCTTTACTATCACGTGGCCTAA